The genomic window GAGGATGTCTTCGGGCTGGTTATCTGTCGCCTCGAGGTGAACCGGCGCTTCTATGGGCGCGGCATACACTAAGTGCTGGGTATCGAGATCGATATGGGACCAAGCCCGGCACAGTCCGAGGGGATAGAAAGATTCAATCTTAAGTCGCCCGGGGTTGAGTTTACCGCGCTTCCCATGTTCGAAGGGAACTAGGGCCTGAACTTCGTCCGCGCCGACCTGTTTAATAATAAAGCTAAGATTTTGTGGGTAGCTCAAATTCACGTTATGGCTCATGTGATTAGAACTGAGTAACACGGGAAAGGTGATGGTTTCCCCCGCATAGACTTCAGGCGGCGTGACGGCCCGTAAATGCAGCCCTGCGAGATTTTTATAGCTGTAGAGGATCCCCGTATTAAACAGGCTTAAGAGCAAAATACTTAAGCCAATCACTAAATTATTCTGATAGTTGGTGCCAAACAAATACAAGAGCAACACCAGTGCAAGCCAAATTAGGCCAAAGCCGCTGGGCAGAATAAAGATACTGCGGTGACTGAGGGTGATCTCAGGGCTCGGTGGTAAACGCCGTGCGAGCCAGCGCTGCCATATTGGCGCAATCACTCGTTTCACTCTGGTTCACCATCTGGCTTCACCATCTTAGTTTCCTCCGATGATTTGCGATTGCTACAAAATGGGATTGACGCTGGCGAGGATCCGCTCCGAAATCGCTTCTCCCTGCAGTTGGCTACTGGTTCTGAGCCTATGTTCGGCGACGGCGCAAAACACCGCCTGCACATCTTCGGGGACCAGATAATGT from Shewanella putrefaciens includes these protein-coding regions:
- a CDS encoding DUF58 domain-containing protein, producing the protein MKRVIAPIWQRWLARRLPPSPEITLSHRSIFILPSGFGLIWLALVLLLYLFGTNYQNNLVIGLSILLLSLFNTGILYSYKNLAGLHLRAVTPPEVYAGETITFPVLLSSNHMSHNVNLSYPQNLSFIIKQVGADEVQALVPFEHGKRGKLNPGRLKIESFYPLGLCRAWSHIDLDTQHLVYAAPIEAPVHLEATDNQPEDILPEFAGKHVAGIDEFKGLKPYVLGESLKQVAWKQWAQGRGFLTKEFEQPQGDPVWLRLRPDPKRLESQLSQLSWQVNKLSQLEQHFGLLLHTPEGEDIILAPAIGNSHRVACQKALALYPQVDALFKQADRTIQPTLKNFGQRRDIPTVEDTR